The nucleotide sequence TGTCTAATGGGAGATTGTTGAGATATGTACGGTATATTAGTCATGTAGggaattttattcaatttaaatatCTCCATTATATTCTAGGATCCATATATATGATGTAAAAGAGCTGATTAGGAACTTGGAAATAAATCTCCACAACAACTACTACCAAGCCTTTTCCACTAGGTGGGATTGATTACATGGATGATTTGATGCCGTAACATATTTAAGTGTTTGGCCTTGATCTTCAATATACTAGATCATCACAAGCTTCATATTTTGACAAAAGTATTTTAAAGTTGTTAATGCGTGCACACTTGTGTAGATTTATGTCATTGTATATCCTTTACTATTTAAATAAACTGCAAGTGCCCATATGGTATCGGTTAAAGCATAATATTTATGagatttctttcaaattttcctAGGTTCAGCTTGATGAATCATATGTGCCCTCCCTTCAAGATGATGAAATGGAAGTTGAGCATTTGCTTGAAGAACCTAGAAATGATCATGTTTCATTGGATGGTATATTGTATTTAATGAGAATAAGTATTGATAATTCTGAACTCTCAAATGCCTAAAAGTTGTTCTTTTTGATTTTGTCACTCAAGTGTATTTATTAGTAAATGAAGTTTAGTTTGACcatttgtgttaatttattttattttgcctgtatcttgttgatgaaaaatggaatAAGTGAAATAAAATGCTGAGGTGAAAAATGGAGAAAGCAAGATTTATGAGAGCCTGAGTATTGTTGATGGAGATAGCTAGGAGTTCAGAACTAATGTTGCATCTTCaaagaaatcaaacattttctttACCTTTAAAATATAATGTTTGGTTAGATAACTTAATATATTTAAGGTGGATAAAGATGTGTtggtattttattatataatatttgcTTTCATGCTTTGGCAGTTATTTCCTGTTTGCATGTATGTTATATCTCACACTAGTGTGCTTACGTTAATCAGGCACTTTAACTTCTCATACCGCTTTGAATGACAAAGATGATTTGGAACTAGAGGTACTTGTCTAAACTCGGTTACTGTGGGGGTGATATTGAAACTAGTAGTTCCTGTATTTTTCAGTTAAATCTGCATTAAATTTATTACTTGTGGCTGGAGTCTATCCTTGTGCCTAATCTAATGTCAATTGCATGATATATCCCTGAATCCGTTTAAATTGCTGTGTCCTTTTGTGTGGTTGAGAATATatctttgataaaatatatactGTTAGGTCCTTGATGGATTCCTTGGAGATGGATTCCTGGATGATGTTGACATCAATGATCTTGAAGGAACTGATGTTTTCTCCAATGCATGTGGAGGGTATTTCTTGGGTAGGCTATCATAATGCTATATTTTACTATGATGCTTTCATAGGAAAAAATGATTAGTTTCTGTTTTTCACATTGTAATTTATTTTCCCAATCAACAGATTTTGATTTGGCAAAGGTTGAGATACTAGAACATGGTGCTTATGAAGACTCGCCTTTGGAAAATTCAAATTCAGAAAGTCATTCTCCAGGATTTAGTGGCAGTAGCACTGTTGGTGGGATATCAGAATCAACAAAAGCACCCAATAGTACACAATCTAAATCCGAAATTAAATCTCTGGATGAGACAGTCATCCATGATACACATGGTGTCTTCAGGAACAATCCAAGTCAACCATCAAATGTAGATTGCATGTACAACATTTCACTTGATATACAGCATCTGCATGAGTTGAATAATGGTTATCCTTTAGCTGGTAGTATATTGTCTTGtaagaaggaaaatgttactGTTGAACAATGTCAATCTGCTCCACCTAGAGAGAAGAGATTCCGAAAGCCTACTCAGAGGTATATTGAAGAATCTTCAAATTTGAagtcaaaagaaaaagtatCAACTACTGGTGTAAAACGTAAACGGCGGACTGTGTCATTAAGCAATGAGTTCCATACAAAAACTAAAGAATTGAAAGATATTCCAAGCGACGAGTCTAGTAGTGGGAATAGTGATGTGACACTTTCTGAGTTGCAACGCTGCAAGAAGCATCCAAAGAAAGAGgtactattttctttttgggGTGTCTATCTGTATATTTCCTTTAgtaaattaagattttttcttttcttttctgaatAGCTTCCCTTTTGtattgccattaaaaaaaaaaagccccCCTTTGTAGTCAGATGGAGAGTATCTGTATAATTGTGAATGTTTTAGTTTTACGTTTTCTATGTTCTGGTTTCGGATACTTCTGTGTGACAACAATATTTGACGATTATGCAATCTATCTATACATTTTCTTTGTCAACTTGTATTACCTGTAAATCTAGTTGAATGACTCCTAATGAATTGATGTGTGaagtatgttttaatttttatgtttgcCATGAATTTCCTTCGTTATGCTTCCCTCCTCTCTCTGCTTGAACGGGGGCTTGGCTTCATTGTACATGTTTTTCTGTTGCAGTATCTTTTATCATCTTCATTGTggcaatacatttttttttataattaaagcATGATATTCAAGTATAAATTCTGCAATTCTGAAGGTCTACAACTGATTTTGTAATTGGACAATTTGAAACAGATACATGTGTGTTTtatacatgattaagttgttctTATGTTGTGAATTATAAATTTAGATATGATAACTGCATATCAATGTAAGGACCTAATATTCATGTCTAGTGGTCTGCAAATCTAAATTATTCTCCATTGTTTGATAAAACAAATTGTTGTTTTATAGAAGCTCGAGTATGACTATGAGCCTTTTTCATCGGAAGAGTCTGAGGATGAACATTTGACACCAAAAAGAGGCAGATCAAAAGATCGAAGAAAGAATCAAAGGATGTGGACAGTCTCTGAAGTGACAAAGTTGATTGACGGCATATCTCAATATGGAGTTGGTCGATGGACTGATATACAgaagtttttgttttcttctgaaGGCTACCGAACTCCCACTGATGTCAGGGTACTGTACTGAACTTCACACATTTCATTTGTCACCTTTCTTCCAAATTTGTGTTTTCTAAATATGATTTATGCAGGACAAGTGGCGTAACCTTTTAAGAGCCTGTACTGCACAGAAATTCAGCAATAAAGAGGTTAGCtttctattttccttttctGAAACTTTAATCTGTTAATCAAAACTTCACGAATCATAGGAACTTCAGTTGGAGTACTAATTACTTAATGTGACATGGTGTACTTCACTGAGCTATTGTCCGTAAATATGCCATTTCgcatcaaatttattttgagGATAAGTTAATGTAAACAATCATTTGGTGATTGTAGGATGAGCAAAATGATGAGACTGCCCCGCGGATCTTACCTTTTAGTGTGGCTAGCCGAGTGCTGGAATTGGCTCAAATTCACCCATACCCAAAGCGACGAAACAAAAAGAGATTCACCAGTGAAAGCTATGGTCCATCTAGTAGTCTTGGCAAAAGAAATTTACGTAGGAAGAAGTGTACTTAGAAGCAAAACTCCATGTGTAAAACAGTCCAGTGAATCCATAGTCAAAAGaatcttgttgaaattttggTATCACATTTGCacaattttcttctttcatcAAGTAATTTCTGCTTGTAAATCTACAGAGGCATAGAAATTTCAAATTGTGAACTTGAGGAATCATTGGTTAGCCTGCAGAAGTTTGCAATCTTTAATGCCTAACCCCTTCAGTATTGTGATTTTCTTGGTGGAATTAACCTATTTATGATGCTGTACTTATGTGTTAGTGGgctatatatttttatgttcttGAAATACCCCTTCAAATATACTGCGTATAACCGAAGTGATTTGGGAAGTAGAAGTTCTTCCCAAAACAATGCTATGAGCTTCATGTTGCTACATTTTAGCTGAAGGGAGTAGCAGTATCTATCCCTTAAGTTTGGCAACTAAGCCTCCAGATTCTCAAAAGTATCAAAATATCTCTTAAAACCACCTTCATTGAGGAATTCAACTTGGGCAATAGCgcttgcatcataattaacgATGATGCTGGCTGTTTTGGCACTTGCCCCTCCGGTTCAGGATTGGTGGTTCACTACCACACGTGCTGTTTGTTTTGCTGCTTCAAGACCGGAGTAGATCAATGTTTCCCTTATAATAAGATGATGGCACCATTGTACAGTTGATCAACAGTTTGATAGTGTAATCATTGAGTCTGATTTCAAGGTGTCTGTAAAGCGTGTTCTAGGAAGGTTAATGCTTGCAGATGTTGATCATGTTTCTGATTGCTTGGACATGTTTCCTAGTTTACGCTAGAGTTTCAATTTCCACACCATATTTCTGAAAAACTACACTTGTATTTGAAGGTATACTTTTGAGGTTAaacaaaattgtgttttttttcttcgaaaCTATACTTCCGAAGTGAATTTTGGAGGTCGGTAAAGAAACTTCCTTAAGCAGCAAGTATAGTCTTTGTTCGAAGGTGTGAAGACAAGGTTGCTCGTAGGCTTGTTGGTTTAGCTAAAAGTCTAGGTTCCAAAACTTGGTTGCGAAAAGTTATTGAACTCTTAGCTTCAATCTCTTCCTTGGAGTGAGGGTGTTGAATCTCCCATGCTGCACCCCattccatctaaaaaaaaatccctaGCTTGGAGTCTCAGTTTATTGGATGAAAACCTTTTTGCTTAAATAAATCACTTTTAACTCTGTTTTTTCAACAATTAGAGACTAATTATTGAAATACTGTTTCTGAAACTTTACTTTTAGTACGGTGGTCTCTTGTTTAACATGAGAGGAACTATTCTAAAAAATGAGTTGTTGAATATGCGTAGAGGAACTATTTTAACATGTCATAAAATCGTGAGGAACTATTCTCAAAAAACGATGTTGGTTTTATCATTCAGGAGCAATGGTTTGAAATTACGTATTCAAAACATCGAGTAATTCATCTCTAATATGAGTGTTATaaatggacacataaatgcctTTCATCTCTAATTGTAAAACATAAATTATGGTTCACAGCtacaaaagaaaatgtttaGAGTCGATTAAATAGCTTGAAAGaagtttgtaacaaaaaaataaatagcttGAAAGAAGtcaataaaactaaaatatttagtATTATTCTCTATCgacttttagtttttaaatagaAATTGACCAGCAAAATAATAAGTTTCTTTAGGGGAAAGATTATAAGAGGTAAAATGTTGTAAATATGTTTCAAGATGTTtgcaatataattttaaatccTCATTGAGAATAATGATCTAAGCTTTTAAATACCATACTAAAATCTTCTATTAAGCTAATTCCTTAACGAACAATatcattttcatgaacaattacACGTTTAATcccattttatttaatttttttcagcaTTAACAATAGTTTTTCTAATCCAGacactttatcttttttcaagcactaaatcaaacattttaaaaaatacatcttgcagttttttttttaattttattttaaaaactcgATCTATAATTAATCTGAAAAGTCTAATTCCACTGTCCACTTATGAAGGGTCTTATTTAAAGGTATGAACTTGGCCATCGAAATTAACATCaacaaagataaatataaaatcttGAAAGAAGCACATTCAAAGATGTTAAACCAACTTCAAATGGGTATTTTTAGGTTGTTTTTGGAAGAATGTTGTTCACACTTCACTCAGTACTAGGAAACACTAGTAATTTACCAATATAACTTCATCGGCAGTTAGCTACCGATGAACATTTACGTCTTTTTTCTGGTTTGTTTCAGCCTTGTTagaagtgtgaacaacaattttcttatttttgatcTTGAGAGATCCTTTTAAGTTACATACATTTATACaattactacttttttttaacatgttccATTACAAAAATACACAAGTATATGCCTTGTCATTGACATTGGTTGGAGAACGAGGTTGGTCATCCGTCAGTGTCACACTTCCATTTTAAGATATTTTCAACATAGGTGCTATTTTTCGTCCCCAAATTTGCCAGCATAGTGGAagtcaacaaaaaaatcatctaTTGTACTAGTTGCAGTCACAATCTCACAACCAATTTCACGTAAAACAACCACATGTAGGATAAATGATCAACCTTATGCCACATCACTAACATAACGAAAACTTATGGATTTAATTTAAGAATGGTGGTGGCACTGTACACGTAATGTGACTTAAAGATCTATGAGACAAAGACAAATACTTAGAGACAAATACTTAAAAGTATTGTTTAAGGAATCtataaatgtaaattttgtcttgaaaatataagttaaataGTATatgtaaaaatcataattagacaaattttaatataaatgttattaattttagatgcttaaacaatatcttaaatattcttgttaacattttccattcgtaaataacataaatgactaAATAATGTATTTTGCCAACATTTTACTGCTACTACCGCATGACCTTTTCAATTATGTTGAATTTTGGAtacttgtaaaacaagaaatatcTCTGAGTTCAAATTCAGATTTGAACATACATCAATGTtaaaactccatttattttaatttcacaaGATTTGAGAGattaatttttgtaaattaCGCACGAAGGATatttgagacaaagaaaaaacaatgaagTAGTTTATTAAGTACACACCGGTACCAGGGCATGTTCGATactctttgaaattttttttctctctcattatTTTGTTGCGAgtgaaatttattatttttttttgtcaagtaaaaTTTGTTGCTTTATCATAgattgatataatattatatgtATTTGAGTTTCTTAGTTGTTGTAATCAAACAcaagtttttagtttttaatatgttttttttagggatagtttttaatatgttattgtggtatttttgttgtaaattgaATAACTTAACTCTTTAATATGTTATACGACAaaacttatgtttttttatttaccttAATCTACCttactattttttaaagaatagagctagcaacatatttttttcaacacTCACCCTAATTACTCTCATTGGATGAAACTCATGAGTGTTACCACTTTAAGCAAGACATATTTCTAAAGTACGGATTTTACACACGTTTCATCTAATAAGAGAATGTGTTAGATTGTGGTTAAAAATAGAATGTTACGTtgctaacatttttcttttttaaattagtgTATTTTTGTATCCGTATCGTACCCGTACCTATGCAACCGTTGTCATAATGGTTAAATAATTAACCCTTTCACATTATCTCTTAAAAGAATATAAAGTATTGTCGAATGAGAAAACACAATGTAAATGCATTGCAGCACTCTAAAAAAATACTACGTAACTTTAATTCAAAAATTTGGATAACACAAAAGTGTGCTATGACAACACATGCTGTTTAACCGTGCATAATGATCAATGATTTATGTCGAAGAGGAATCTATCAACATTATCTTTTGAGCACTTTCTCTAgcactcacttttttattgggtgaaatcaatGCATGTTCCACCATTTTATGTGGGTTCCATTTCAAAGTGTAGATCCTAGaatgatttcatccaataaaaaagtgagtatTAGAGAAAGTACTTAAAAGAGAGTGTTCCTAACATTCCTCATGTCGAATATTCTTTGTAcaccttatatttatctttcaTATTTAATGCACAATCTATATCTTCTCAAGTTATCAATAATAAGACTTAGTTTCTAAGATATTTTCTTTGATCATCCCAACCATGGTCACATGGATGGAGCTAGAAGGGGACCAACATAGACCACAATCTCCGaagatttttataattttgttttcatattaatatgctattatatttttttatcattattgatgacagtccgtcattcgctatttttagagtctttttatatgtagtttgatcacaaattggagttcacaagtcaacttatgcagcaaaagagtagaaaattgaagaaaatacaaagaagagaatcatgtcacgatttggtaaaaacgtgacacgattttagaagaTCAAAATCATGCttcgacattgaagaaatcgtgtcacgatggcataatcgtggcacgatctgaggaaaccctaattcagtgATTTGTGATTCAAggagaatcgtgtcacgattttaggcgaaattctatgcctatttaagctgaagtctattccaaagacaagggttacgatttggagagagcaaagtgcgattttgagacctaaagacggctaggagggcgatttcttcaaccttctagCGGTTCgtgtatgttttgattccactattgattatgctatttgtaaactcaattatgagtagctaaatctcttagagattaggtctgagatgattctttgtaaccctaattgaaccatgttgctgtgaaactctatttattgtgaatgacaatctagtttttatttaattcaattgttcttaatgtttttatatcctgatcaaatataaacatgatttaatgagaatgaatgactactgaccatagctttctacttagacagaattgaattgttctaataaataGGGTTAGtataggaatggataatcgtttgttagtgatattaggttaatgttcttaaaaccttcaaagattattagaccacctaaggaattaggggctgtagtttgagaagagggtcctaactcaagggattgattaggactgttttgttaactatcgtggaactagaaaatcattcataagaataggtgcagtataccaattaggggaacatagatgattcgaaagatctgatctcatctctctcttattctttccaaaactatctttatattctgtttatttaattttatgcaaaccaaaactactgcctcagacactaaaataatttacacatcctaaatattaaccttattgctaaattgagattaacacagtcctcgtgggaacgatatttttactacttcgatagtatttagtacacttgctaaaatatctatcaattatatttattttctgtgAACTCTATATGATATTGTATATTGAACTTTTTTCACTCAATTTATTTAGACTTGAACACTCAAGTTTCTAAGCTTGATTACACTAACTTTTATTTAGATGCataacaatgaaaaataaagtaaagTTTTGTTTGCAATTTACAAAAGAATATTAATCTTTAACgaatattaatttatgattcctTGTTACAATTTCGCTCAATTGTTTTTTACTTATTGCATGAAGTGTTATTTATGAGTCTAACTTACCTCCATTTACCATTTCATCATTTACTCCTCTCCGATATATAGATaaatgacatgtggcaaaaagaATCCAAGAGTTAAagattaaaatgttaaaatggtgACCAATTCATCTTATTACTCTCATCATCTTCATCGTTGTACAATAAAACAACCATCTAGTTTCTTCCTCTCATCATCTCCATGGCTACTATCccttttcctcttcctctctccaTAGCTTATGTTTATTTGAAATTTGGAAAAACATCAAGAACATAATGAGTTCTTCTGCTGATTTTgaaatccttttttatttttgtttgaaaattaataatcataaaATTGTCCTGTAAAAATTGCTTCAAGTGTACTAGCCTGAAGGTTGGCCCAAAATTAAGCATGAAAATACGTATTTGGGTGAATTTAATCTACCCAAATGATTATTCTACCAATATATTTGTTAAAGCTGATTCATTTGAAGCTTCAATTTTATGAAGTTGGACTCTGGAAAAACATATTTGTAGAATAATTCCACTAGATTTAAGAATCACGATTTAATTAGCTTCaattttatgattattctaACAATATATTCTCTACCCAAATGTTTTTGTGGGTAGATTAAATAGTGAATTTTTAATCTGCATTTTCAGATGAATCATTTGGTAGAGAATATATTGCCCTTGATTTGTGAATCACGATTTAGAGTATGATAACGACGAAGAACGGTGGCACCAGAGAGGGTGGTGGCGCCGGCGATGGAAGAGGAAACAAAGAGGATGATTAGAGGAAGAAAAAGGAACGGTCTTGCAGCAGGGAGAAAAATGACACACATTTTTAACTCTTAAAATCTCAACCCTTTGATTTcttttgccacatgtcacttATCTATGTATTGGAAATGAGTATATGGAGGCATGGTAAATGGAGGTATGTTGGACTCGTTATTTATGCACTCTCATACCAACTATTCCGTGCTTGTGATTCTACCTTGAATTCATCATCTTACCTTTGCATTTTGTTGTttcatgttttctttctataataCTCAAAAATcttaggctaaattgcatttttggtcccttaactatttaggtagtattgCTTTGgttccttaattaaaattcaatttattttgatcccttaattaaaattcgatttattttggtcccttaacttctctctattacacattttgatcatttccgttagttttaattcaaaaacgttaggttttcttcatcttcatatcatatccatcaaccttcaacaacaagaatcccataaaaatttcagaagaaaatgaagaaaatgcaATTCAGCCAAAATCTTATATAGTCTTAGTCGAACTAAAGCAAGCTTTAAAGAACTCAtctttcatacttttttttttatatatatatttttttataattttatatatatcatatgatttcttaaatttattgaatatattatgcatataaaaatttgttttttctttactaaGTTATACTCTTAAACTCGACCCTCCTAAGCTAAATTTCTGGCTCAGTCCATCGTCGAATCCACCACTAGATTTCATCATTAGTACATGCACTATAAAATAGTGAATGTTACACGTCAATTTTTGTGGCTACTCAAAATGCATTTGAATTTTGTgggttgtaacaaaaaaatcaacactGTCCTAGTAGATTTGGATTCAGAAGGTTTTGAGTTTTCACATCTCAACTGACGCAAAACTATAATTTAAGCTTATTAGAACGGTATTCTAAGCATAACTGATTtctgaaagaagaaagaatcgAGAGAATCTGCTTCCCTGAAGGAAGCATGGAGAGATGTTAATTGAGGGATGAAATATGGGACCGTTAGGGAGAAGTGGgaacaaaaatgataatgtaatactcaTTGACAGCTCAATAGAACACAGAAATGCACGTGGAATAGTTCTGTctaatcaaataattcattcaGTTactaatgaataaataaaaattatatgaattattgtttcttgataataaaaaatggattgttgttttaaaaattcGGAACGGTTGATTCAATCAGTTGGGTCAGTAATTAGATATTTTGAAGGAGTTCGAAGGAGGAGGTCATGAGTTCAATCATCAGAAACTAACATAATAAATTTgtataaaccctaaaaaaattaaatcaaataacttcTCCTATGTttcttaataataaaaaaagaagtaatgTTTTATAAATCGGAACAGACCGGTTGGATTGATAATCAGATACTTTGAATGAGTTCGAAGGAGGAGGTACAAGTTCAATCATCGGAAACTAACGTAACCACCGGCTAATTGTTAACATTTACCtataaagaaacaaaatcagAGAATTTGTCCTAGGGTTTGACCTAGATTATATTGAACCAGTTCTTACTATTTATTTGTTATCTACTTCACTCATAATTGAACCAGATGAATAAGTTGAACTATGATTCATGATATGAATAATTTccttgttaaaaaatgatatgaatAATTTCTTGAAGTATCACCAACCATTTTCCTTTGGTTCTGCCTCTTCTAAAGAGTAATTGAGACATAATATCTACACCCACCCGTGAGTCTCATGGCCCAAACCTCATGTGCAGCATGCCTTTGCTTGATTCCTCACTCACACACTCATCTATCATGTACCTTATCTGTAAGGCTATAACATGCCCCATTTTGCATCATTctcatattttactttttataatttataatgaaaaattTAGTCCGTGAAGCACTACTTAGAATGTGATTGTGTCCCCTCAAAATTTGGAcaaaatatgaatgaaattggtAACTTTGGAAACTTTATGAAAAATTACTATATATATGCACTCAAcattaaaaaagttttacataaACATTCAAACATAGATTATACGATTAGAGGTGACATAATGGATGGATTGAATTGGATTTATTTGGGTAGAAAATCATTGTAATTAAGATTTTTGGCACTCTAATAGAGTATTTCATGAGCTTCGATCATTTGGATTGGCTTTAAAACTAACCTCTATTTGGATGCGTAAGTTACATCTTAAAGCTATTCACTCCTCCCTAAAAATGTGTTATGCATAGGCATGATATTTGAACCCGCCTTCGCCCAGACCCGGTTGTCTCCGCCCTGTATTTAACAGGGAAAAACCGATTTATCTGGGTGTGGGAAAACCCGTTTCTTTAGTACGGGGCCGGGGGATGGTCAAACCCGCCCCCGCCCcgtttattttaaattactttttcaCCTTTATATTTGATAATCATATTACTCTTATACCCTTCTTATATAGCAAGTATATATTtaaagaatgttttttttttactatagcTTTGCGGGTGGGGGTTGGGGCGGGGCTGGGAAACCCGTCCCCGCTG is from Medicago truncatula cultivar Jemalong A17 chromosome 1, MtrunA17r5.0-ANR, whole genome shotgun sequence and encodes:
- the LOC11420792 gene encoding uncharacterized protein isoform X2, which encodes MDREEYLRKCSNMKCQRVQLDESYVPSLQDDEMEVEHLLEEPRNDHVSLDGTLTSHTALNDKDDLELEVLDGFLGDGFLDDVDINDLEGTDVFSNACGGYFLDFDLAKVEILEHGAYEDSPLENSNSESHSPGFSGSSTVGGISESTKAPNSTQSKSEIKSLDETVIHDTHGVFRNNPSQPSNVDCMYNISLDIQHLHELNNGYPLAGSILSCKKENVTVEQCQSAPPREKRFRKPTQRYIEESSNLKSKEKVSTTGVKRKRRTVSLSNEFHTKTKELKDIPSDESSSGNSDVTLSELQRCKKHPKKELEYDYEPFSSEESEDEHLTPKRGRSKDRRKNQRMWTVSEVTKLIDGISQYGVGRWTDIQKFLFSSEGYRTPTDVRDKWRNLLRACTAQKFSNKEDEQNDETAPRILPFSVASRVLELAQIHPYPKRRNKKRFTSESYGPSSSLGKRNLRRKKCT
- the LOC11420792 gene encoding uncharacterized protein isoform X1 yields the protein MDREEYLRKCSNMKCQRVQLDESYVPSLQDDEMEVEHLLEEPRNDHVSLDGTLTSHTALNDKDDLELEVLDGFLGDGFLDDVDINDLEGTDVFSNACGGYFLDFDLAKVEILEHGAYEDSPLENSNSESHSPGFSGSSTVGGISESTKAPNSTQSKSEIKSLDETVIHDTHGVFRNNPSQPSNVDCMYNISLDIQHLHELNNGYPLAGSILSCKKENVTVEQCQSAPPREKRFRKPTQRYIEESSNLKSKEKVSTTGVKRKRRTVSLSNEFHTKTKELKDIPSDESSSGNSDVTLSELQRCKKHPKKEKLEYDYEPFSSEESEDEHLTPKRGRSKDRRKNQRMWTVSEVTKLIDGISQYGVGRWTDIQKFLFSSEGYRTPTDVRDKWRNLLRACTAQKFSNKEDEQNDETAPRILPFSVASRVLELAQIHPYPKRRNKKRFTSESYGPSSSLGKRNLRRKKCT